Part of the Mycolicibacterium mengxianglii genome is shown below.
CCAATGCCGCCCGGGCCGCGCTCTTGGAGCCTGGCCGGAAGGTCGCCAGGTCCACTCCGGGATTGACGACATCGATGCGCTCGGGATCAGCGTGGTGCAGTGAAACCAGTTGCCGGGCTTCGTCTTCGGTGTTGGCGATCAGGCGATCGGCTTCGTCGACCACCTGTTGCTCCCCCACCGCGCGCAATGGTGGCTCAGGTGTGTCGCCCTCGGCGAGCGCGGCGTTCTTCACCGCGGCCAGGGTGTGCGCGGTGTGCACCAGTGGCACTGCCCAGCGGTCCCGGGCCAGCCAACCGACCTGACCGGACAACCAGTAGTGGCTGTGCACGATGTCGTAGTGGCCGGGCTCATGGTTTGCCTCGGCACGCAGCACCCCTGCGGTGAAAGCACACAGCTGCGTGGGCAGGTCGTTTTTGTCCAGCCCCTCGAACGGGCCGGCGACCACATTGCGGACCAGCACACCCGGGGCCACCTGGACCACCGGTTCATCCGAGGACGAGGTGGCCCTGGTGAAGATCTCGACGTCTACGCCGCGGCGCGCCAGATGCAAGGCACTCTGCATGACGTAGACGTTCATCCCGCCGGCGTCACCGGTACCCGGTTGCGCCAACGGCGAGGTGTGGACGGACAACACGGCGACACGCACACCCCCATACTTACACGTCAGGCAGAGGCTTCCGGCGTCGCCAGCACCCGGGCACTGCTGGCGGCGCGACGCATCGCCGAGAGCGGGTCGGTGTAGAGGCTGCCGAGGGAGACGATGCCTGCCCCGGCTTCTTGAACGCGGTTGCCGAAGGCACTGACCCGGATGTCCCGGGCGGGCATCACGGAGCGGGCGGCGAAGGCCGCTTCCATCTCCGCCATGGCCTCGGGGTACTCGGTGAACGCCTGTCCGCCGACCACCAGATCGTCGGGGTTGAGCAGGTCACGCAGCAGTGCCACTGCTTGGCCGAGCACACGGGCGCGTTCGGCCAGCAACTCCTGTGCTGCTTCGCTGCCTTCGCGGGCGGCACGCAGCACGTGGGCCACCGATGCGCTGGGGCCGTCGGCGACGATGCCGAGCCGCCGGGCCGCGTTGAGCACCGCTTCGTCACTGACGGTGGATTCCAATTGCCCTGTGCCGCCGAGCAACTCAGACTGCGCCGGAAGGTTGGCGATCGTTCCGGGGCCGCTGACCGGGCTGTGCACACCGCCGCCGATCACCAGGGCGTAGCCCACCGTCTCCCGGGCGTACACGTACAGGCTGGTGGTCGCCGGAGTGGCGAATCTCCGCATCCCCAACAGCAATTCGGCACCGGCCATGGCGTCGACGTGCGCGGCCACCGACACCGGCATACCCAGCGCGTCGGCGAGGACCGGGCCCACGGGTGCCTGCGTCCAGCCCAGGCGCGAATGGTCGACGTGTCCGGTCTTGCCGTCGACCGCGCCGCCGATGGCCACACCGACCCACAGCGGCCGCCGCCGGTGCCAGCGAGCCAGGTAGCGGCGGGCGCTGCCGGCCAGTGAGGCCAGTGCCGGGCCCGCCGCGCCACGCGGCGTGGGCGTTTCGACGACATCAAGGGTGCGGCCCAACAGGTCGGTGGCCACGATGCTGGTGGTCTTGACGCCGATGTGCACACCCAGGGTCAGATACGGCTCGTGGTTGACCTCGACGGGAACGCGGGGGCGGCCGATCGCACCGGAGGCGGCCAGGTCGGCGCGCTCCCGCAGCAGCCCGGCCTCCAGCAGCGCTGTGACCTGGCGATTGACGGTGGCGATGGACAGGGAGGTGACTTGGGCGATGACGTCGCGGGCGATGGGGCCGCGCATCCTGGCGGCATTGAACACCGCGGCCGAGGCGCCGTCACCGATGCGGAGCGCGGGGGCCACGATGGCGTGCCGGGTACGCAGGGGGTGTACCGAACTGCGGGGTTTGGTGCCCCGGGCGCCGACGAGGCTCTTGGCGGGGCTTGCCTTGCGAGAGATTGCTGCGGTCATTGGGGGTTGTCCTCGTTAGTCGGGGCGGCGGGGCTGCGGGCCACGCCGTGCGACTCGGGAAACTCCCGGGAGTGTCAGGCGCAGCAAAGACCGGGACAACAACACATCCCGGTGAGCGCGCTCTGCACTGACTTCAACACGTTTGCGAATTTAGCACGGTTACTAGAGTTGTTCCGATGACGACTTCATCCTCTTCCGACGCCACCGCACCCGCCGGTACCGACGGCCGCCGCGTGGCCGTGGTGACCGGCGCCAGTTCCGGTATCGGCGAAGCAACCGCGAAAGTCCTTGCTGCCCTTGGTTTTCACGTGGTAGCAGTGGCCCGCAGAGCGGACCGCATCCAGGCCTTGGCAGCAGAGATCGGCGGCACCGCCGTTGTGGCCGACGTCACAGACGATGTCGCGGTCGCGGAGTTGGTCGCACAGCTGCCCGGACCTGTCTCGGTGCTGATCAACAATGCCGGCGGCGCCAAGGGCCTCGCTCCCGTCGCCGAGGCCGACCTCGAGCACTGGCGGTGGATGTGGGAGACCAACGTGCTGGGGACCCTGCGGGTCACCCGGGCACTGCTGGACAAGCTGATCGAGTCCGGCGACGGCCTGATCGTCACCGTCACCTCGATCGCGGCGTTCGAGACCTACGACGGTGGAGCGGGTTACACCGGAGCCAAGCATGCCCAGGGGGCGCTGCACCGCACGCTGCGCGGGGAACTTCTGGGGAAACCGGTGCGGCTCACCGAGATCGCGCCCGGAGCGGTCGAGACGGAGTTCTCCCTGGTGCGCTTCGAGGGCGACCAGGACCGTGCCGACAAGGTGTACCAGGGCATCACGCCGCTGGTGGCCGAGGATGTGGCCGAGGTGATCGGCTTCGTCGCGTCCCGGCCGTCCCACGTCGACCTGGACACCATCGTCATCCGGCCCCGCGACCAGGCGCCGCACGGCCGCTTCAACCGGCAGGCCTGACCCACCGGCTGCCGGGACCGAAGCCCGCG
Proteins encoded:
- the mshA gene encoding D-inositol-3-phosphate glycosyltransferase encodes the protein MTCKYGGVRVAVLSVHTSPLAQPGTGDAGGMNVYVMQSALHLARRGVDVEIFTRATSSSDEPVVQVAPGVLVRNVVAGPFEGLDKNDLPTQLCAFTAGVLRAEANHEPGHYDIVHSHYWLSGQVGWLARDRWAVPLVHTAHTLAAVKNAALAEGDTPEPPLRAVGEQQVVDEADRLIANTEDEARQLVSLHHADPERIDVVNPGVDLATFRPGSKSAARAALGLDPTALTVAFVGRIQPLKAPDVLLRAVALLPQVHAVIAGGPSGSGLAAPDGLVALAAELGISDRVTFLPPQSRDQLVQVYRAADLVAVPSYSESFGLVAVEAQACGTPVIAAAVGGLPVAVRDGVTGALVAGHDPRHWADGIAALSAGELAPMGEAAVAHASEFSWDRTVDDLLAAYGRAIADYSRTHPRDLGRELSPRRGARRWTRRRGVRA
- a CDS encoding SDR family NAD(P)-dependent oxidoreductase, which produces MTTSSSSDATAPAGTDGRRVAVVTGASSGIGEATAKVLAALGFHVVAVARRADRIQALAAEIGGTAVVADVTDDVAVAELVAQLPGPVSVLINNAGGAKGLAPVAEADLEHWRWMWETNVLGTLRVTRALLDKLIESGDGLIVTVTSIAAFETYDGGAGYTGAKHAQGALHRTLRGELLGKPVRLTEIAPGAVETEFSLVRFEGDQDRADKVYQGITPLVAEDVAEVIGFVASRPSHVDLDTIVIRPRDQAPHGRFNRQA
- a CDS encoding ROK family protein, translating into MTAAISRKASPAKSLVGARGTKPRSSVHPLRTRHAIVAPALRIGDGASAAVFNAARMRGPIARDVIAQVTSLSIATVNRQVTALLEAGLLRERADLAASGAIGRPRVPVEVNHEPYLTLGVHIGVKTTSIVATDLLGRTLDVVETPTPRGAAGPALASLAGSARRYLARWHRRRPLWVGVAIGGAVDGKTGHVDHSRLGWTQAPVGPVLADALGMPVSVAAHVDAMAGAELLLGMRRFATPATTSLYVYARETVGYALVIGGGVHSPVSGPGTIANLPAQSELLGGTGQLESTVSDEAVLNAARRLGIVADGPSASVAHVLRAAREGSEAAQELLAERARVLGQAVALLRDLLNPDDLVVGGQAFTEYPEAMAEMEAAFAARSVMPARDIRVSAFGNRVQEAGAGIVSLGSLYTDPLSAMRRAASSARVLATPEASA